The Pseudokineococcus lusitanus nucleotide sequence TCGAGGTGGTGCTGGGGGGCCTGGTCGTCGCGGGCGTCCTCGTGGGGAGCACCACACCGCGGGCGGGCGGGCACCGGTGGCGGCGGGGCCCCCGCGGTGCTGCCATGGAGGTCTGGCCAAGCCCCCGCCGGGTTCGTCGCGCCGACCGGCACCGCGACGTCCTACCCGCCCGCCGGACGCGAGAGGAGCACGTCATGGCCACGACCCAGCCCAGGCCGCCGCTCAAGGAGAGGGCGCTGTCCGCCCTCACCTTCTTCTACGGCCCGGCCGACGTCCGCGACCTCCCGGCGGACAAGCCGACGACGACCGGTCGCCCCGGCGAGGACGTCGGCGACGGCTACCGCCGGCACGGCGAGCAGGGCCGCCAGTACGTCACGCGCGAGCAGCAGGCCGCCGACGACCGCGGCTGACCGCCGCACCACCCGCAGCAGCCCGGCCGCCCCCCGCGGGGGCCGCCGGGCTGCTGCGCGTCCGGGCGGCCGGGCCTGGCCGGGCCGCTCAGCCCTCGAGCCCGGGCCGGTCAGCCCTCGAGCCCGGCCGCCCGCAGCAGCAGCCCCTTGACGTCGGTGGCGTGGACCGCGTCCACCCCCGCGAGCAGCGCGGCGTCGCTGCACACCAGCAGCGGACCGTCGACGCGCGAGGCCGGCGAGCCGTCCGGCACCCGCCCGTGCGACCCGCGCACCGGCGACGGGTCCAGCGGCACGGTGCGCATGGCGTAGCGCAGCCCGACCTTCTTGCGGACGAGGTTGAGGCCCGCCTTCAGCTTCGCCGTCGGGTCCGCCGGGTCGAAGAACAGCTCGGCGGGGTCGTAGCCCGGCTTGCGGTGGATCTCGACGCCCCGCGCGTAGTCGGGCGCCCGCTCGTCGTCCAGCCAGTAGTAGTAGGTGAACCAGGCGTCCGGCTCCGCGACGAGGACGAGCTCGCCGGCCCGCTCGTGGTCGAGCCCGTGGGCCCGCTTGCCCTCCTCGTCGAGGACCGCGTCGACGCCCGCGAGGCCCGCCAGCAGCCGTCGCACCGCCGGGACGTCGGCCTCCTCGCGCACGTAGACGTGCGCCACCTGGTGGTCCGCCACGGCGAACGCCCGCGAGGTCCACGGGTCGAGGTACTCCATCCCCGCCTGCGTGTAGACCTCGAGCAGCCCGGCCTCGCGGAGCACCCGGTTGACGTCGACCGGCCGGGAGGCGCGCGTGATGCCGTACTCCGACAGCGCGACGACGGCGGTCCCGCTCGCCTCGGCGTCGTCGAGCAGCGGCGCGAGGGCCCGGTCCAGCTCCAGGGCCGCCGCGCGCGCCTGGCGCGAGTCCGGCCCGAAGCGCTGCAGGTCGTAGTCGAGGTGCGGCAGGTAGGCCATCGTGAGGTCGGCGCCCGGCAGCAGCCGGCGCGTGGCCCCGATGATCCACTCGCTGGAGCGGATCGACGCCGTCGGCCCCCAGTACTGGAAGAGGGGGAACTCCCCGAGCGCCCCCACGAGCTCGTCGTGGAGCGCCGGCGGGCGCACGTAGGCGTCGGGGCTCTTGCGGCCGTCCGCGTGGTAGATCGGCCGCGGCGTCACCGTGACGTCGGTCGACATGCCCATCGCGTACCACCAGCAGACGTTGACGGTCCGGAAGTCCGGCACCTGCTGCTTGGCGGCCTCCCACACCGGCTCCGCCTGCACGAGGCGGTTGTGCTGGCGCCAGAGGAAGACCTCGCCGAGGTCGCGGAAGTACCAGCCGTTGCCGACGACGCCGTGCTCGGCGGGCATCGCCCCGGTGAGGAAGGTCGCCTGGACGCTGCACGTGACGGCGGGCAGGACGGTGTCCACCGGCGCGGAGGCTCCCGAGGCGGCCACCCGGCCGAGGCGCGGCATGTCCTCCAGCGCCCGCGGGGTCAGCCCGACGACGTCGAGGAGCAGGACGGGGCGGCGGCTCACGCGCCCGCCCCCGTCCCGACCGGGCTGCCCGCCAGCCGGTCCCGGGTCCACGCCAGCTCCGCGGCGATGCCGCCCGCGAGGTCGGCGGCCGCGGTGCCGGTGCCGCCGGAGCGCTCCCGGTGCGCGGCGGGCAGGACGGACCACGTGTAGGTCTCGACCTCGACGACGTCGACCCGCACCGCGGGCGGGGCGTCGCGCACGAGGTCGTGCAGGGCGGTGGTGAGCGGTGCGGTCACGGGGCGCACGGGTCCTTCCCAGTCGGCGTGCAGCGGTGCGTGGACGTGGCAGCGCCACGGGCCGCGGCGGGGCAGCCCGCCGTCGGCGTGGTCGCGCAGGGCGCGGGGCAGGTCGTCGGCCGTCGCGAGGGCGCCGTCGGCGCCCCGCTCGCGGACCTGGTGGAGGAAGCGCGGCTCGTCGAAGACGGCCAGCGCGGCGCGGTCGGCGTCGTCGGCCGGGTCGTCGAGGTGCAGCGCCGCGGAGGCCTGCAGCTTGACGACGGGGACCGCGGGGACGGCGTCGGGCCCGGTGCCCGCCGTGAGCCGCCCGACGACGCCGTCGAGGTCGTCGAAGCCGACGGCGCTGTGGCACGTGTCGAGGCAGACGCCGACGAGGGCGGCGTCGTCGGCGGTCGGCGGCGCGTCGTCCGGCCCGCCGGCGAGGAGGGTCGGCAGCGCGTCGGGGCCGGCGAGGGCGTCGTCGAGGACCTCCCACACGCAGCCGGGCTCCGGCTCGAGGCCCACGCGGACGCGCCGGCCGGTCGTGCGGGCCACCTCGCCCAGCCCCGTGGCCAGCGCGCGGAGCGCC carries:
- a CDS encoding alkaline phosphatase family protein, with translation MSRRPVLLLDVVGLTPRALEDMPRLGRVAASGASAPVDTVLPAVTCSVQATFLTGAMPAEHGVVGNGWYFRDLGEVFLWRQHNRLVQAEPVWEAAKQQVPDFRTVNVCWWYAMGMSTDVTVTPRPIYHADGRKSPDAYVRPPALHDELVGALGEFPLFQYWGPTASIRSSEWIIGATRRLLPGADLTMAYLPHLDYDLQRFGPDSRQARAAALELDRALAPLLDDAEASGTAVVALSEYGITRASRPVDVNRVLREAGLLEVYTQAGMEYLDPWTSRAFAVADHQVAHVYVREEADVPAVRRLLAGLAGVDAVLDEEGKRAHGLDHERAGELVLVAEPDAWFTYYYWLDDERAPDYARGVEIHRKPGYDPAELFFDPADPTAKLKAGLNLVRKKVGLRYAMRTVPLDPSPVRGSHGRVPDGSPASRVDGPLLVCSDAALLAGVDAVHATDVKGLLLRAAGLEG
- the eboE gene encoding metabolite traffic protein EboE, encoding MRVARPDGSTVHVAYCTNVHPATALDGIVEQLRTVAVPVAERLGLPADGERLGVGLWFPAGAAAVLDADLADGAPAGGPVRRLRAELDRLGLEVVTLNAFPYGDFHAPVVKHAVYSPDWTEPARLEHTLACARVLAALLPDDVDGGAVSTLPLAWYRPWDDARRAAAGRALRALATGLGEVARTTGRRVRVGLEPEPGCVWEVLDDALAGPDALPTLLAGGPDDAPPTADDAALVGVCLDTCHSAVGFDDLDGVVGRLTAGTGPDAVPAVPVVKLQASAALHLDDPADDADRAALAVFDEPRFLHQVRERGADGALATADDLPRALRDHADGGLPRRGPWRCHVHAPLHADWEGPVRPVTAPLTTALHDLVRDAPPAVRVDVVEVETYTWSVLPAAHRERSGGTGTAAADLAGGIAAELAWTRDRLAGSPVGTGAGA